The following coding sequences lie in one Flavobacterium sp. 20NA77.7 genomic window:
- a CDS encoding YicC/YloC family endoribonuclease: protein MIHSMTGFGKASLQLPTKKITVEIKSLNSKGLDLNTRMPSVFREMELGLRNQISQRLERGKVDFSLYVEVTGEETSSKINVPIVNGYMNQMKAVLPNADETELLKMAVRMPDALKTERDEIDANEWKQIQSVIDEALENIANFRKDEGASLEKEFQLRIANIEKLMNEAVSYDAERVETVKTRLRTALDELKVNVDENRFEQELIFYLEKYDITEEKVRLGNHLNYFLETLNGTEANGRKLGFITQEMGREINTMGSKSNHTEMQKLVVMMKDELEKIKEQVLNVL from the coding sequence ATGATACACTCCATGACGGGTTTTGGGAAAGCATCTTTGCAATTACCAACCAAAAAAATTACCGTAGAAATCAAATCGCTAAATAGTAAAGGTTTAGACTTAAATACACGTATGCCTTCTGTTTTTCGTGAAATGGAACTGGGCTTACGCAATCAAATTTCGCAACGTTTAGAACGTGGAAAGGTAGATTTTTCGCTTTATGTGGAAGTTACAGGCGAAGAAACGTCTTCAAAAATTAATGTGCCAATTGTAAATGGCTACATGAACCAAATGAAAGCCGTACTACCAAATGCTGATGAAACGGAATTATTAAAAATGGCCGTTCGTATGCCTGATGCTTTAAAAACCGAGCGTGACGAAATCGATGCAAACGAATGGAAACAAATCCAAAGCGTGATTGATGAAGCGTTGGAAAATATTGCGAATTTTAGAAAAGATGAAGGTGCATCTTTAGAGAAAGAGTTTCAATTAAGAATTGCTAATATTGAAAAATTAATGAACGAAGCGGTTTCATATGATGCCGAGCGCGTAGAAACCGTAAAAACGCGTTTACGCACGGCCTTAGATGAACTAAAAGTGAATGTTGATGAAAATCGTTTTGAACAAGAATTGATTTTCTATTTAGAAAAATATGATATTACCGAAGAAAAAGTGCGTTTGGGAAACCATTTGAATTATTTCTTAGAAACCTTAAATGGAACAGAAGCTAATGGTAGAAAATTAGGTTTCATTACCCAAGAAATGGGAAGAGAAATCAACACTATGGGATCAAAATCAAACCATACCGAAATGCAAAAATTGGTAGTAATGATGAAAGACGAATTAGAAAAAATTAAGGAGCAAGTTTTAAACGTTTTATAG
- a CDS encoding DMT family transporter, protein MSKRSWALVAATLVSIIYGVTFTIAKDVMPKYVDAFGFIVMRVGGSVLLFWLISFFGPKEKIDKQDFSRIIAAAFFGVALNMLTFFKGLSYTSPIMGAVLMVTTPMIVLVLSAFIIKERMENRKVLGIILGLAGTITLILYGKSMANATNASLGNVLVFINAVSYAFYLIIVKKLMDKYNAFTFVKWIYTFGFLMVLPFGWNEFQAIDFAHLPTDIFWKIGFVVVFSTFLTYLLNLISMRELKPTTVAVFIYLQPLFATVFAVSLGKDDLSLVKLISAVLIFVGVYLVTQKKVTSDK, encoded by the coding sequence ATGAGTAAGAGAAGCTGGGCTTTAGTTGCCGCTACCTTAGTTTCCATTATTTATGGTGTAACTTTTACGATTGCTAAAGATGTTATGCCAAAATATGTAGACGCGTTTGGATTTATTGTCATGCGGGTGGGGGGATCGGTTCTGTTATTTTGGTTGATTTCCTTTTTCGGACCCAAAGAAAAAATTGACAAACAAGATTTTTCTCGCATTATAGCAGCAGCATTTTTTGGCGTAGCTTTAAACATGCTTACTTTTTTTAAAGGATTGAGTTATACTTCGCCCATTATGGGAGCCGTTTTAATGGTCACCACACCGATGATTGTACTCGTTTTATCTGCATTCATTATAAAAGAACGCATGGAAAACAGAAAAGTGTTGGGCATCATTTTAGGCTTAGCAGGAACCATAACGTTAATTTTGTACGGAAAATCTATGGCAAATGCGACAAATGCTTCATTAGGAAATGTATTGGTATTTATCAATGCAGTTTCCTATGCATTTTATCTGATTATCGTCAAAAAATTAATGGATAAATACAACGCATTTACGTTTGTAAAATGGATTTATACATTTGGGTTTTTGATGGTACTACCTTTTGGTTGGAACGAATTTCAAGCGATAGATTTTGCTCATTTACCCACGGATATTTTCTGGAAAATTGGTTTTGTAGTCGTGTTTTCAACCTTCTTAACCTATTTGCTTAATTTAATTTCTATGCGTGAACTTAAACCCACAACCGTTGCGGTTTTTATTTATTTACAACCATTATTTGCGACTGTTTTCGCAGTAAGCTTAGGAAAAGACGATTTGAGTTTGGTGAAATTGATTTCGGCGGTGTTAATATTTGTTGGGGTTTATTTGGTAACGCAGAAAAAAGTGACTAGTGACAAGTAA
- a CDS encoding arsenate reductase family protein, protein MRKIYYLKTCDTCKKIIKSLPKTEGFIFQDIKEEPISVKQLEEMYALTGSYEILFSKKAKLYKEMGLKDEKLSEADFKRFILEHYTFLARPVIIINPSIFVGNSPKVVQKAIEFLANE, encoded by the coding sequence ATGCGAAAAATATATTACTTAAAAACGTGCGATACGTGTAAAAAAATCATTAAATCATTACCTAAAACAGAGGGTTTTATATTTCAAGATATAAAAGAAGAGCCTATTTCAGTCAAACAGTTAGAAGAAATGTATGCCTTGACAGGAAGTTATGAAATTCTTTTCAGTAAAAAAGCTAAGTTATATAAAGAAATGGGTTTAAAAGACGAAAAATTATCTGAAGCCGATTTTAAAAGATTTATTTTAGAACACTATACTTTTCTAGCTCGTCCCGTAATCATTATTAATCCTTCTATTTTTGTAGGAAATAGCCCGAAGGTAGTCCAAAAAGCCATTGAATTTTTAGCTAATGAGTAA
- a CDS encoding DUF3298 domain-containing protein: MKKYTSYSVLVLFVISFWSCSNKIIFERKAYTSYYPSKLTSDYNSANIQMEVVEAKNADSINKIIFENIKEISSFIENNNFTIRNYNDLTTSFITSYKDVKKQVPNDKLKSWEYHLETNVEYETEDFVNIVINYYSSYGESNGFADKRALVFDKISGKQLKTEDIFSSIFKITQLVELKFRAKYGINPSLSYNAQGFCFPNNRFKLANTLLFTIEGITFYYNLNEIASFEKGHYEVFMSYDELDNYLLIK; this comes from the coding sequence ATGAAAAAATATACTTCTTATTCAGTACTTGTCTTGTTTGTAATTTCCTTTTGGAGTTGTTCAAATAAAATTATTTTTGAACGAAAAGCGTATACGTCATATTATCCGTCTAAATTAACTTCAGACTATAATTCTGCAAATATTCAAATGGAAGTTGTCGAAGCTAAAAATGCAGACAGTATAAATAAAATTATATTCGAAAACATCAAAGAAATTTCAAGTTTTATAGAAAATAATAATTTTACAATACGTAACTACAACGACCTAACTACAAGTTTTATCACTTCCTATAAAGATGTGAAAAAACAAGTGCCTAATGATAAGTTAAAAAGCTGGGAATACCATTTAGAAACCAATGTTGAATATGAAACAGAAGATTTCGTAAATATTGTTATCAATTATTATTCTTCCTACGGCGAATCTAATGGATTTGCAGATAAAAGAGCACTTGTATTTGATAAAATTTCAGGAAAACAATTAAAAACAGAAGATATTTTTAGTTCTATTTTTAAGATTACTCAATTAGTAGAATTAAAATTTAGAGCAAAATACGGTATTAATCCTTCGCTTTCTTACAATGCACAAGGTTTTTGTTTTCCCAACAACAGATTTAAATTAGCTAATACCCTTTTATTTACTATTGAAGGAATTACTTTTTATTATAACCTAAACGAGATAGCTTCATTTGAAAAAGGACATTATGAAGTTTTTATGAGTTATGATGAATTAGATAATTATTTACTTATTAAATAG
- the trxB gene encoding thioredoxin-disulfide reductase, whose translation MSTIEEVKCLIIGSGPAGYTAAIYAARASMNPVLYQGTQPGGQLTTTNEVENFPGYPDGISGPEMMVQLQAQAQRFNADIRDGWVTKVDFSGPIHKVWVNDEKEIHAQTIIISTGASAKYLGLDSEQHYLKLGGGVSACAVCDGFFYRNQEVVIVGAGDSACEEAHYLSKMCKKVTMLVRTDKFRASRIMEERVRKTENIEILTNTSTVEVLGDGQVVTGVRVKNSVTSAEHDIPATGFFVAIGHQPNTAIFKDFITLDETGYIVNVPGTSKTNVAGVFVAGDAADHVYRQAITAAGTGCMAALDAERYLASQE comes from the coding sequence ATGTCAACAATAGAAGAAGTAAAATGCTTAATAATAGGCTCAGGTCCTGCAGGTTACACAGCAGCTATTTATGCAGCCAGAGCAAGTATGAATCCTGTTTTGTATCAAGGAACACAGCCAGGAGGACAGTTAACAACTACAAATGAAGTGGAAAATTTCCCGGGTTATCCAGACGGAATAAGCGGGCCCGAAATGATGGTGCAATTGCAGGCTCAGGCACAACGATTTAATGCGGATATTCGAGATGGTTGGGTAACTAAAGTCGATTTTTCGGGACCTATTCATAAAGTTTGGGTTAATGATGAAAAGGAAATTCACGCCCAAACAATTATTATTTCTACAGGCGCCTCTGCCAAATATTTAGGATTAGATTCAGAACAGCATTACTTAAAATTAGGCGGTGGTGTTTCTGCTTGTGCTGTTTGTGATGGTTTTTTCTATCGCAATCAAGAAGTGGTTATTGTAGGAGCGGGAGACAGTGCTTGTGAAGAAGCACATTATTTATCAAAAATGTGTAAGAAAGTGACTATGCTGGTTCGAACAGATAAATTCCGTGCTTCAAGAATTATGGAAGAGCGTGTTAGAAAAACAGAAAATATTGAAATTTTAACCAATACTTCTACTGTTGAGGTTTTAGGTGATGGTCAAGTTGTGACAGGTGTAAGAGTTAAAAATTCAGTAACTAGTGCAGAACATGATATTCCTGCAACGGGTTTCTTTGTAGCTATTGGACACCAACCAAATACCGCAATTTTTAAAGATTTTATTACGTTAGACGAAACAGGTTATATAGTAAATGTTCCAGGTACGTCTAAGACGAATGTAGCAGGTGTCTTTGTAGCGGGAGATGCTGCAGATCATGTGTATCGTCAAGCCATTACAGCTGCTGGAACAGGTTGTATGGCCGCTTTAGACGCAGAGCGTTATTTAGCTAGTCAAGAATAA
- a CDS encoding IS1096 element passenger TnpR family protein: protein MIYKFRVILDAEEDIFRDLAIECHSTLEDLHNAIVNAFGFDGTETGSFFTCEDDWTWNEEDEIPMFDTGDVPGEIKTMADFAIDDLMHQDNTKMVYVYDFFNMWTFFLELAAIETPEEGETYPTLLFAHGELPAEAIQSGFRGGEVTDEDLYGDFEDDLDEEDYDLFEGDDSFEDMGFEENWN, encoded by the coding sequence ATGATATACAAGTTTAGAGTTATCCTTGATGCCGAAGAAGACATTTTTAGAGACTTAGCGATAGAGTGCCATTCAACATTAGAAGATTTACACAATGCTATCGTCAATGCATTTGGCTTTGATGGCACAGAAACAGGTTCTTTTTTTACATGTGAAGACGATTGGACTTGGAACGAAGAAGACGAAATCCCTATGTTTGATACTGGTGATGTTCCGGGTGAAATCAAAACAATGGCCGATTTTGCTATTGATGACTTAATGCATCAAGACAATACAAAAATGGTTTATGTATATGATTTTTTCAATATGTGGACATTTTTCTTAGAATTAGCTGCAATTGAAACTCCCGAAGAAGGCGAAACCTACCCTACTTTACTTTTTGCTCATGGCGAATTACCAGCCGAAGCTATACAAAGTGGTTTTAGAGGCGGTGAAGTAACTGATGAGGATTTATATGGAGATTTTGAAGATGATTTAGACGAAGAAGACTATGATCTTTTTGAAGGTGATGATAGTTTTGAAGATATGGGATTTGAAGAAAACTGGAACTAA